Proteins encoded within one genomic window of Empedobacter falsenii:
- the rimM gene encoding ribosome maturation factor RimM (Essential for efficient processing of 16S rRNA), which translates to MTKNDCYYLGKVTKRHGFKGNLIIHLDTDEPELYDTLEAVFIEQDGTLVPFFFETSQPYQGTKLLVKFEDVEDEDVDKLINRELYLPLKSLPELSGTDFYYHEIVGFTIYDQTNTEVGTIKSVNDSAAQAYFEVDANGKEILIPMIDEWILEVNREEKAMLIQIPDGLLEIYLG; encoded by the coding sequence ATGACAAAAAATGATTGCTACTATTTAGGTAAAGTTACAAAGAGACATGGTTTCAAAGGTAATTTAATCATTCACTTGGATACAGACGAACCAGAATTATACGATACTTTGGAAGCAGTGTTCATCGAGCAAGATGGTACACTGGTTCCATTTTTTTTCGAAACTTCTCAGCCTTATCAAGGCACAAAATTATTAGTAAAGTTTGAAGATGTTGAAGACGAAGATGTCGACAAATTAATCAATCGCGAACTTTATTTACCTCTAAAATCATTACCAGAACTTTCTGGAACAGATTTTTATTACCACGAAATAGTTGGTTTCACTATTTATGATCAAACAAATACAGAAGTTGGTACAATAAAATCTGTAAATGATTCTGCAGCGCAAGCTTATTTCGAAGTAGATGCGAATGGAAAAGAAATCTTAATTCCGATGATTGACGAATGGATTCTTGAAGTTAATCGCGAAGAAAAAGCAATGCTTATCCAAATTCCTGACGGATTATTAGAAATTTATTTGGGATAA
- a CDS encoding LapA family protein, with protein sequence MKSISISQIIDIILLILLLLFIGQNLENIKVKLFMFGFDMPIVVLIAIGFFIGFFTAKVFKK encoded by the coding sequence ATGAAATCTATCTCCATCAGTCAAATTATTGACATTATTTTATTAATTCTGTTACTTCTATTTATAGGACAGAATTTAGAAAATATAAAGGTCAAATTATTCATGTTTGGATTTGATATGCCTATTGTAGTTTTAATAGCTATAGGTTTTTTTATAGGATTTTTTACAGCAAAGGTTTTTAAAAAATAA
- a CDS encoding nuclear transport factor 2 family protein has product MQIFIDNYINSYMPTQTRQIVDQMLEAFNAKDVDAVVSTFSDDAILIYHGTQVMPAAKFQGKEGARMFFEFNINALDVVFFKANQFVEQDNTVVILGNEHFISKEDGTHLKNSWVQVYTISNGLISKMEEFATSAQPNQYGGNAGGV; this is encoded by the coding sequence ATGCAAATATTTATTGATAATTATATAAATAGTTATATGCCAACTCAAACCAGACAAATTGTTGATCAAATGCTAGAAGCATTCAACGCAAAAGATGTAGATGCAGTAGTAAGTACTTTTTCTGATGATGCTATTCTTATTTATCATGGAACTCAAGTGATGCCTGCAGCCAAATTTCAAGGAAAAGAAGGAGCACGTATGTTCTTCGAATTTAATATAAATGCTTTAGATGTTGTGTTTTTTAAAGCTAATCAATTCGTAGAACAAGATAATACAGTTGTCATTCTAGGAAATGAACATTTTATTTCTAAAGAGGACGGAACTCATCTCAAGAATTCTTGGGTACAAGTTTATACAATTTCTAATGGTTTAATTTCTAAGATGGAAGAATTTGCAACTTCTGCACAACCAAATCAATATGGAGGTAACGCAGGCGGTGTTTAA
- a CDS encoding glutamine--tRNA ligase/YqeY domain fusion protein has translation MEEEKKSLNFIEQIIEDDLANGMPKENLRFRFPPEPNGYLHIGHAKAICLNFGLGQRYNAPVNLRFDDTNPDKEEQEFVDSIREDVKWLGFEWAEERYASDYFQQLYDWAVQLIKEGKAYIDDQSSEVINEQRKTPFEPGIESPYRNRSVEENLDLFERMKSGEFEEGTHVLRAKIDMTSPNMNMRDPVMYRILKRPHHRTGDTWKMYPMYDWTHGESDYIEGISHSLCSLEFKNHRDLYEWYANNVELPNQPQKPKQREFARGNVSYMITSKRKLMKLVQEGVVTGWDDPRMPTISGLRRRGYTPESIKNFWNTAGVAKRDNVLDISLLEFSVRDHLNKIAPRVFAVIDPVKVIIENYPEGQVEELEIENNPEDETAGTRIVPFTREIYIEREDFMEEAPKKFFRLSLGNEVRLKGAYFIKAERVEKDAEGNITTIYATYDPETKSGSGTEASKRKVKGTLHWVSATENIPIEVREYDRLFTVESPDAEKDVDFLQFVNPNSLTVKEGFAEPALKEAKVEDKFQFQRIGYFALDRDSSTEKLIFNRTVTLKDTWAKVNK, from the coding sequence ATGGAAGAAGAAAAAAAATCATTGAATTTTATTGAGCAAATCATTGAAGATGATTTAGCCAACGGGATGCCAAAAGAAAATTTACGTTTTCGTTTCCCACCAGAACCAAATGGTTATTTGCATATCGGGCATGCAAAAGCAATCTGCTTAAACTTCGGTTTAGGACAGCGTTACAATGCGCCTGTAAACTTACGTTTTGATGACACTAATCCTGACAAAGAAGAGCAAGAATTCGTAGATTCTATCCGCGAAGATGTGAAATGGTTAGGTTTCGAGTGGGCAGAAGAACGCTATGCTTCTGATTATTTCCAGCAGCTTTACGATTGGGCTGTTCAATTAATTAAAGAAGGAAAAGCGTACATCGACGACCAATCTTCGGAAGTAATTAATGAACAACGTAAAACACCTTTTGAACCTGGAATTGAATCTCCTTATAGAAATCGTTCTGTTGAAGAAAATTTAGATCTTTTCGAACGAATGAAATCGGGAGAATTTGAAGAAGGAACACATGTTTTACGTGCAAAAATTGACATGACTTCTCCTAATATGAACATGCGCGACCCTGTTATGTATCGTATTTTGAAACGTCCTCATCACCGTACTGGAGATACATGGAAAATGTACCCAATGTACGATTGGACGCACGGAGAATCTGATTATATCGAAGGAATTTCTCACTCATTGTGTTCGTTAGAATTCAAAAATCACCGCGATTTATATGAATGGTATGCGAATAATGTTGAGTTGCCAAATCAACCTCAAAAACCAAAACAACGCGAATTTGCACGTGGTAATGTTTCATACATGATTACAAGTAAACGTAAGTTGATGAAATTGGTTCAAGAAGGGGTTGTAACAGGTTGGGATGATCCACGTATGCCTACAATTTCAGGTTTGCGTCGTCGCGGTTATACGCCAGAATCGATTAAAAATTTCTGGAATACAGCCGGCGTTGCAAAACGTGATAATGTTTTAGATATTTCGTTATTAGAATTTTCTGTTCGTGATCATTTAAATAAAATTGCTCCTCGTGTTTTTGCTGTCATTGATCCAGTAAAAGTTATCATCGAAAATTATCCTGAAGGGCAAGTGGAGGAATTAGAAATTGAGAATAACCCAGAAGATGAAACTGCTGGAACTCGTATCGTTCCTTTTACTCGTGAAATCTATATTGAACGTGAAGATTTTATGGAAGAAGCGCCTAAAAAATTCTTCCGTTTATCTTTAGGAAATGAAGTTCGTTTGAAAGGTGCATATTTCATTAAAGCTGAAAGAGTAGAAAAAGATGCTGAAGGGAATATCACAACAATTTATGCAACTTACGATCCTGAAACAAAGTCTGGAAGCGGAACTGAAGCTTCTAAACGTAAAGTAAAAGGTACATTACATTGGGTTTCTGCAACAGAGAATATTCCAATCGAAGTGCGCGAATATGATCGTTTATTTACAGTTGAATCGCCAGATGCAGAGAAAGATGTTGACTTTTTACAATTTGTCAATCCAAATTCTTTAACTGTAAAAGAAGGTTTTGCTGAGCCTGCTTTGAAAGAAGCTAAAGTCGAGGATAAATTCCAATTTCAACGCATTGGATATTTTGCTTTAGACCGTGATTCTTCTACAGAAAAATTAATTTTCAATAGAACTGTTACGCTTAAAGATACTTGGGCAAAAGTCAATAAATAA
- a CDS encoding S41 family peptidase: MQLKSTLIYLSFLLICSCVSVEKYNAHIDKEIPANKLKKDVDFVYKKLKRYHPKLDLYTSQEQIDYKFDSLKKTIHQPLKPNDFYVKFFPIFESLKHGHTDIYPLFKRLDKKRTKKYKESKSAFSDYSFFWQNDSIFLVADYSKINPINQGSALFYIDSVSTKYLYDKYKKSIYGDGENQTFSDNVFNRTFLNYFTLENGIKDSVELTFKMGNSIIRKKTFRTYPKPKNDKATETPKITKEQKEVERKVRIKQKKYGYSKSSKTYSKDLTFPTNDSTIAVLKVTDFRKGKIRELYKEVFTDIKNHKVQNLVLDLRNNGGGYLKDSHYLYAYLVDDSKAFLGEKIVANKTSFGKSLYNLFPAYSYPLLWLGSGYTYFSTSRNAKNEYELHMPFSHVKIDKDLVYHHNLYVIINGGSYSASALISANLQLKHRAYFVGEETGGDFNGTVAGLMPKFTLPNSKLKMSVGTVYLSPIEKRNEQAHGVYPNQVIQSNLQDKIKRTDAELKWIINDIKKGNIEYNKVLKKENHLPN, from the coding sequence ATGCAATTAAAATCTACTCTAATTTATTTGTCATTTTTGTTGATATGCAGCTGTGTTTCTGTAGAGAAATACAATGCACATATTGATAAAGAGATTCCTGCAAATAAATTGAAAAAAGATGTAGATTTTGTTTATAAAAAACTAAAAAGATATCATCCAAAATTAGATTTATACACTTCTCAAGAACAAATTGATTATAAATTTGATAGCCTAAAAAAAACAATTCATCAACCATTGAAACCAAATGATTTTTATGTCAAGTTTTTTCCGATTTTCGAAAGTTTAAAACATGGTCATACAGATATCTATCCGTTATTCAAACGATTAGATAAAAAACGGACAAAGAAGTACAAAGAGTCAAAATCAGCGTTTAGTGATTATAGTTTTTTTTGGCAAAATGATTCAATTTTTTTAGTGGCAGATTACAGTAAAATCAATCCAATTAATCAAGGTTCGGCTTTGTTTTATATAGATAGTGTTTCTACAAAGTATTTATACGATAAATATAAGAAAAGTATATATGGTGATGGTGAAAATCAAACTTTTTCGGATAATGTGTTTAACCGAACTTTTCTTAATTATTTTACTTTAGAAAATGGAATTAAAGATTCGGTTGAGTTAACTTTTAAAATGGGGAATTCAATCATCCGAAAAAAAACATTTCGTACCTATCCTAAGCCCAAAAATGATAAGGCTACAGAAACCCCAAAAATTACAAAAGAGCAAAAAGAAGTTGAGCGAAAAGTTAGGATAAAACAAAAGAAATATGGTTATTCTAAAAGTTCCAAAACTTATTCCAAAGATTTGACTTTTCCTACGAACGACAGCACGATTGCGGTGTTAAAAGTAACTGATTTCAGAAAAGGAAAAATACGTGAACTTTATAAAGAAGTTTTTACGGATATCAAGAATCATAAAGTTCAAAATTTAGTTCTCGATCTTCGCAACAATGGTGGTGGTTATCTAAAAGATTCGCACTATTTATACGCTTATTTGGTCGATGATTCCAAGGCATTTTTAGGTGAAAAAATCGTCGCGAACAAAACCTCTTTTGGTAAGTCGCTGTACAATCTTTTTCCCGCTTATTCCTATCCGTTGCTTTGGTTAGGTTCGGGGTATACTTATTTTTCGACGTCCAGAAATGCGAAAAATGAATACGAATTGCACATGCCTTTTTCGCATGTCAAAATAGATAAAGATCTTGTGTATCATCACAATTTGTATGTCATTATAAATGGTGGTTCTTACTCTGCTTCGGCACTGATTTCGGCAAATCTTCAACTAAAACATCGAGCGTATTTTGTAGGAGAAGAAACAGGTGGAGATTTTAATGGAACGGTTGCTGGGTTGATGCCAAAATTTACGTTGCCCAATTCCAAACTCAAAATGTCAGTTGGTACGGTTTATCTTTCTCCTATCGAAAAACGAAATGAACAAGCACATGGCGTTTATCCAAACCAAGTTATTCAATCTAATTTGCAAGATAAAATTAAGCGTACGGATGCTGAACTGAAATGGATTATAAATGATATCAAAAAAGGAAATATCGAATACAATAAAGTTTTAAAAAAAGAAAATCATCTCCCTAATTAA
- a CDS encoding HD domain-containing protein, translating into MNKQEILTQTQAYIKKTFLDEGTGHDYFHIERVVTNAKKILETENADSFLVELAAWTHDIGDYKLHNGVDKSEELIREFLESIYVGEESIQKVLEIVSQVSFSKGNKPTTIEAEIVQDADRLDAIGAVGIARCFAYGGSVGNILYNPYDNSKDASSVQHFYDKLFKLKELMNTKTAKEIALKRHQYMKNFIEEFYQEVK; encoded by the coding sequence ATGAATAAACAAGAAATACTTACTCAGACACAAGCATATATCAAAAAAACGTTTTTAGATGAAGGAACTGGACACGATTATTTTCATATAGAACGTGTGGTAACAAATGCAAAGAAGATTTTAGAGACTGAAAATGCAGATTCTTTTTTGGTTGAATTAGCTGCTTGGACACACGATATTGGTGATTATAAATTACATAATGGAGTTGATAAATCGGAGGAATTAATTAGAGAATTTTTAGAATCAATTTATGTAGGGGAAGAATCAATTCAGAAAGTATTGGAAATAGTTTCGCAAGTTTCATTTAGTAAAGGAAATAAACCAACAACTATCGAGGCGGAGATTGTGCAAGATGCTGATCGTTTAGATGCGATTGGAGCGGTTGGTATTGCACGTTGTTTTGCATATGGCGGAAGTGTTGGTAATATTTTGTATAATCCTTATGATAATTCGAAAGACGCATCGAGTGTGCAACATTTTTATGATAAATTATTTAAATTAAAAGAGTTGATGAATACCAAAACAGCAAAAGAAATCGCTTTAAAACGTCATCAATATATGAAAAATTTTATCGAAGAATTTTATCAAGAAGTAAAATAA
- a CDS encoding YciI family protein, whose product MKNFVLLLRVNTNMDPGAFSDPKEVADRKKWLDDIQEKGIVKYLGGTMPPIEPMACTIFADGSIKEGPFKEVDHFLTGFLVIEVEDLESAKKIAKTNPILIAGGSVEVREVLLR is encoded by the coding sequence ATGAAAAACTTTGTCCTATTATTAAGAGTAAACACAAATATGGATCCAGGAGCTTTCTCAGATCCAAAAGAAGTCGCTGATCGTAAAAAATGGTTAGATGATATTCAAGAAAAAGGAATAGTAAAATATTTAGGAGGAACTATGCCTCCCATAGAACCAATGGCATGTACAATATTTGCTGATGGTTCTATAAAAGAAGGACCTTTTAAGGAAGTAGATCATTTCTTAACTGGATTTTTAGTTATAGAAGTCGAAGACTTAGAATCTGCTAAGAAAATAGCAAAAACAAATCCTATACTAATTGCAGGAGGAAGTGTTGAGGTAAGAGAAGTTTTGTTACGATAA
- a CDS encoding class I SAM-dependent methyltransferase, which produces MNDNKKTHWEHIYDVKTPEEVSWTQEKPETSLNFIHSFETDKTAKIIDIGGGDSKLVDFLLEEGYENISVLDISANALERAKNRLGNKAEKVTWIVADITEFEPTEQYDIWHDRAVFHFLTEENDIKKYQDLVAKAVKEKMVIGTFSTNGPLKCSGLEIKQNDETSLTSTFETNFEKIECFTIDHKTPFETIQNFIFCSFNKK; this is translated from the coding sequence ATGAACGACAATAAAAAAACTCATTGGGAACACATATACGATGTAAAAACTCCAGAAGAAGTGAGTTGGACACAAGAAAAGCCTGAAACTTCTTTAAATTTTATTCATTCTTTTGAAACTGATAAAACAGCTAAAATTATCGATATTGGAGGTGGAGATAGTAAATTGGTTGATTTCTTATTGGAAGAGGGATACGAAAATATTTCGGTTTTGGATATTTCTGCAAATGCGTTGGAAAGAGCAAAAAATCGTTTAGGAAATAAGGCAGAAAAAGTAACTTGGATTGTTGCTGACATCACCGAATTTGAACCTACAGAACAATACGATATTTGGCACGATAGAGCAGTTTTTCATTTCTTGACCGAAGAAAATGATATCAAAAAATACCAAGATTTGGTCGCGAAAGCTGTAAAAGAAAAAATGGTTATTGGAACTTTTTCCACAAACGGACCATTAAAATGTAGTGGTTTGGAAATTAAACAAAATGATGAGACTTCTTTAACTTCTACTTTTGAAACTAATTTTGAAAAAATAGAATGTTTTACAATTGATCATAAAACGCCGTTTGAAACAATACAAAATTTTATTTTTTGTAGTTTTAACAAAAAATAA
- a CDS encoding FAD:protein FMN transferase yields MQFILKNIFTFILLYVLTPMNAQTVGVRDTILMGSKFKITLVDTDSISVEKNINKAIDEMIRIESLISDWKPTSQVSLVNQNAGIKPIKVDREVFDLTKRAIYFSELTDGAFDISFAAMEKIWKFDGSMDKIPTQEEISKAIEKIGYQNIILDEENSTIFLKKVGMKIGFGSTGKGYAAQKARTFMQNLGINAGIIDASGDMTTWGNQPNGELWKIGITNPFNRHKMLDILSMKNAAVTTSGDYEKFILIDGVRYSHIINPKTGIPATGLTGVTVIGENAEMCNGFSTSIMVLGKEKGLNLINQQKDYAALLITDKGKITRSKNYKKLKQTLKNN; encoded by the coding sequence ATGCAATTCATTCTAAAAAATATATTCACTTTTATACTATTGTATGTTCTAACTCCGATGAATGCTCAAACGGTTGGAGTTAGAGATACAATTTTAATGGGAAGTAAATTCAAAATCACATTGGTTGACACCGATTCTATTTCCGTTGAAAAAAACATCAATAAAGCAATTGATGAAATGATCAGAATCGAGAGTTTGATTTCTGATTGGAAACCTACTTCACAAGTTTCTCTTGTCAATCAAAATGCTGGAATAAAACCCATAAAAGTAGATCGAGAAGTTTTTGACTTAACAAAACGTGCGATTTATTTTTCGGAACTAACCGATGGTGCTTTTGACATTAGCTTTGCAGCAATGGAAAAAATATGGAAATTTGATGGTTCTATGGACAAAATTCCAACTCAGGAAGAAATTTCAAAAGCTATTGAAAAAATTGGTTATCAAAACATTATTTTGGATGAAGAAAATTCAACAATATTCTTAAAAAAAGTTGGAATGAAAATCGGTTTTGGATCAACAGGAAAAGGTTATGCAGCACAAAAAGCACGAACTTTTATGCAAAATTTAGGAATTAATGCTGGTATAATAGATGCTTCTGGTGATATGACAACTTGGGGAAATCAACCGAATGGAGAACTTTGGAAAATTGGAATTACAAATCCATTTAATCGACATAAAATGTTGGATATTCTCTCAATGAAAAATGCTGCTGTTACGACTTCTGGTGATTACGAAAAATTTATTTTGATTGATGGAGTCCGTTATTCACACATTATTAATCCCAAAACGGGGATTCCTGCAACGGGCTTAACTGGCGTTACGGTAATCGGAGAAAATGCTGAAATGTGTAATGGTTTTAGCACTTCTATCATGGTTTTAGGAAAAGAAAAAGGATTGAATTTGATCAATCAACAAAAAGATTACGCAGCTCTTTTGATTACAGATAAAGGAAAAATTACTCGCTCAAAAAACTATAAAAAATTAAAGCAAACATTGAAAAACAACTAA
- a CDS encoding 30S ribosomal protein S16 has translation MATRIRLQRHGRKGKPFFHIVVADSRAKRDGRFIEKLGTYNPITNPATVELNVDSAVKWLQTGAEPTNTAKALLSYKGAFMKKHLLGGVAKGAFSQEEADKRFDAWLEAKGEKVQAKKDGLTSGAAAAKAAALEAEKAVNEARVKAAQEAEAAAQVEETPAEEAEGTTEEVATEE, from the coding sequence ATGGCTACAAGAATTAGATTACAAAGACATGGTCGTAAAGGAAAACCATTCTTTCACATCGTAGTTGCTGACTCAAGAGCAAAACGTGATGGTCGTTTCATCGAAAAATTAGGTACTTACAACCCAATTACTAACCCTGCAACTGTAGAATTAAATGTTGATTCTGCTGTAAAATGGTTACAAACTGGTGCTGAGCCTACAAATACTGCTAAAGCTTTATTATCTTACAAAGGTGCTTTTATGAAAAAACACTTATTAGGTGGTGTTGCTAAAGGTGCGTTTTCTCAAGAAGAAGCTGACAAACGTTTCGACGCTTGGTTAGAAGCTAAAGGTGAAAAAGTTCAAGCTAAAAAAGACGGTTTAACTTCAGGTGCTGCTGCTGCTAAAGCTGCTGCATTAGAAGCTGAAAAAGCTGTTAATGAAGCTCGTGTAAAAGCTGCTCAAGAAGCTGAAGCTGCTGCACAAGTTGAAGAAACTCCTGCTGAAGAAGCAGAAGGTACAACTGAAGAAGTTGCTACAGAAGAATAA
- a CDS encoding winged helix-turn-helix transcriptional regulator has protein sequence MVKYDAPKFCRYRTNAVKDSMTLLTGKWKIHIIGTLLYGGKLCYTDLQNEITGIGSKMLSKELQDLELNQLVTRTVLNTKPITVEYNLTELGRTLEPTIDAIAQWGIDYREILFGNKVDPNS, from the coding sequence ATGGTAAAATATGACGCGCCTAAATTTTGTAGGTACAGAACAAACGCAGTTAAAGACAGTATGACGCTATTAACTGGTAAATGGAAAATACATATTATTGGAACATTGCTATATGGTGGAAAGTTATGTTATACAGATTTACAAAATGAAATAACAGGAATAGGATCAAAAATGTTATCTAAAGAATTACAGGATTTAGAACTTAATCAGTTAGTTACTCGTACTGTTCTAAATACAAAACCTATTACAGTTGAGTATAATTTAACTGAGTTAGGAAGAACATTAGAACCTACTATTGATGCAATAGCACAATGGGGAATAGATTACAGGGAAATACTATTTGGAAATAAAGTAGACCCTAACTCTTAA
- the radC gene encoding RadC family protein, producing MTDYLENKNSIKNWNEDDRPREKLALKGRSSLSDAELLAIIMGSGNREESAVELAKRILNSANNNWNELAKYSIVDLCKFKGVGEAKAISIITAMEIGRRRNSQEVLERDKITSSKDAAIILQQQIGDLPNEEFWVMFLNQGNRIIKTEQISRGGINQTAVDIRVIFKRALELMATGMILSHNHPSGNLTPSQSDINITRKIKEGATLLDIQVLDHIIVSQKDFYSFADDGLI from the coding sequence ATGACGGATTACTTAGAGAATAAAAATTCGATAAAAAACTGGAATGAGGATGATCGTCCTCGCGAAAAATTAGCTTTAAAAGGACGTTCGTCGCTTTCTGATGCCGAATTGTTAGCGATTATTATGGGAAGCGGAAATCGCGAAGAATCCGCTGTAGAGTTGGCAAAACGAATCTTAAACTCTGCTAATAATAATTGGAATGAATTAGCTAAATATTCAATTGTAGATTTATGCAAATTCAAAGGAGTTGGAGAAGCAAAAGCAATTTCGATAATCACTGCAATGGAAATTGGAAGAAGAAGAAATTCGCAAGAGGTTCTGGAACGTGACAAAATTACTTCGAGCAAGGATGCTGCGATCATTTTACAACAACAAATTGGCGATTTACCAAACGAAGAATTTTGGGTGATGTTTCTCAATCAAGGAAATCGAATTATAAAAACCGAGCAAATTTCGCGAGGGGGAATTAATCAAACCGCCGTCGATATTCGAGTAATTTTTAAACGAGCCTTAGAATTGATGGCAACTGGAATGATACTTTCGCACAACCATCCCTCTGGAAACCTCACTCCAAGTCAATCTGACATAAATATTACTCGAAAAATTAAAGAAGGTGCCACGCTTTTGGATATTCAAGTTTTAGATCACATTATTGTTTCTCAAAAAGACTTTTATTCATTTGCGGATGATGGCCTAATTTGA
- a CDS encoding GIY-YIG nuclease family protein, producing MQISFVYILLCSDNSYYVGITNDVFKRFEEHQAGYDYKSYTFNRRPLKLIFYTSFSNVEIAIEKEKQIKKWSKAKKEALINGQFEDLPNLSKKKF from the coding sequence ATGCAAATTTCTTTTGTTTACATATTACTTTGTTCAGATAATTCATATTATGTTGGGATTACAAATGACGTATTCAAAAGATTCGAAGAACATCAAGCTGGATATGATTACAAATCATATACATTTAATCGAAGACCTTTGAAATTAATTTTTTACACTTCATTTAGTAATGTTGAAATTGCTATAGAAAAAGAAAAACAAATAAAAAAATGGTCAAAAGCAAAAAAAGAAGCTTTAATAAATGGACAGTTCGAAGATTTACCTAATTTATCTAAAAAGAAGTTTTAA
- a CDS encoding helix-turn-helix domain-containing protein has translation MNNSINYKALYTDIINDLYPDELSLYQDILNKEQLSFFDISKLNRLIFLDKNRNNSKVNQKFKSYQEKDILFILDYQKINKLNNTQLAIHFKLSRNTVAKWKKNYI, from the coding sequence ATGAATAATAGCATAAATTATAAGGCACTCTATACGGATATAATTAATGATCTTTATCCAGATGAGTTATCGTTATATCAAGATATTTTAAATAAAGAACAATTATCTTTTTTTGATATATCGAAGCTTAATAGATTAATTTTTCTTGACAAGAATCGTAATAATAGTAAGGTTAATCAAAAATTTAAATCATATCAAGAAAAGGATATTTTATTTATTTTAGATTATCAGAAGATAAATAAATTAAACAATACGCAACTAGCTATACATTTCAAATTAAGTAGAAATACTGTAGCAAAATGGAAAAAGAATTATATCTAG